One Halosegnis longus DNA window includes the following coding sequences:
- a CDS encoding winged helix-turn-helix domain-containing protein yields MSDAPPSDTESLLACEECLAPSEAFAVVGNETRLSILEALWTLNRPAAFSDIRREVGMSDSAQFNYHLSKLRGQFIHKTEGGYEFRAAGRSVIAAVLSGTLNQDPTLEPFTVAGSCLSCDGPLEAVYEDERIEIRCRDCERSHGGYAFPPGGIEDRTREELMAAFNQRARHLSCLSADGVCPDCSGRMETHLTDVRDTDDPERVRVEHECQRCHHTIRSSVGLVLLDDARIVSFYQAHDIDLNSVPFWTLDWCVSDRHTTVERSGDPWRLTLSIPLEDEQLVLDLDGDLSVLAAERRPV; encoded by the coding sequence ATGAGCGATGCCCCACCGAGCGACACGGAGTCGCTGCTCGCCTGCGAGGAGTGTCTCGCCCCCTCCGAGGCCTTTGCCGTCGTCGGCAACGAGACCCGACTCTCCATCCTCGAAGCCCTCTGGACGCTCAACCGCCCCGCCGCCTTCTCCGACATTCGCCGCGAGGTCGGCATGTCCGACTCCGCGCAGTTCAACTATCACCTCTCGAAGCTCCGCGGCCAGTTCATCCACAAGACCGAGGGCGGCTACGAGTTCCGCGCCGCCGGCCGGTCGGTCATCGCAGCCGTGCTCTCGGGCACGCTGAATCAGGACCCGACGCTGGAGCCGTTCACCGTCGCCGGCTCCTGTCTCTCGTGTGACGGCCCGCTCGAGGCCGTCTACGAGGACGAGCGCATCGAAATCCGGTGTCGCGACTGCGAGCGCAGCCACGGCGGCTACGCCTTCCCGCCCGGCGGCATCGAGGACCGCACCCGCGAGGAGCTGATGGCCGCGTTCAATCAGCGCGCCCGCCATCTCTCCTGTCTCTCGGCCGACGGCGTCTGTCCCGACTGCTCCGGGCGCATGGAGACGCATCTGACCGACGTGCGCGACACCGACGACCCCGAGCGCGTGCGCGTCGAACACGAGTGTCAGCGGTGTCACCACACCATCCGGTCGTCGGTCGGACTCGTCTTGCTCGATGACGCCCGCATCGTCTCCTTCTATCAGGCCCACGACATCGACCTGAACAGCGTCCCCTTCTGGACGCTCGACTGGTGTGTCTCCGACCGCCACACGACCGTCGAGCGCAGCGGCGACCCGTGGCGGCTCACCCTCTCGATTCCACTCGAGGACGAACAGCTCGTCTTGGACCTCGACGGCGACCTCTCCGTGCTCGCCGCCGAGCGCCGTCCCGTCTGA
- a CDS encoding PIN domain-containing protein codes for MRVAVDTNALMMPVECDVRLFDELDRLLDDYELVVPETVVAELDKLAEGNGQEGVAASVGRDLVDRCTVVATDETYADDAVLALGEECAYAVTNDKPLRQRLADAGVPVICLRGEHKLAITN; via the coding sequence ATGCGGGTCGCGGTAGACACGAACGCGTTGATGATGCCCGTCGAGTGCGACGTGCGGCTGTTCGACGAGCTCGACCGGCTGCTTGACGACTACGAGCTGGTCGTCCCGGAGACGGTCGTCGCGGAACTCGACAAGCTGGCCGAGGGGAACGGACAGGAGGGGGTCGCCGCCTCCGTCGGCCGTGACCTCGTCGACCGGTGTACCGTCGTGGCTACCGACGAGACGTACGCTGACGACGCGGTGCTCGCACTCGGAGAAGAGTGTGCATACGCCGTAACGAACGACAAACCACTGCGACAGCGGCTCGCGGACGCTGGCGTTCCCGTAATCTGTTTACGCGGGGAGCATAAACTCGCGATAACGAACTAA
- a CDS encoding DNA-directed RNA polymerase, which yields MYKKVTLKDTVEVPPEFLPDRSSPDVPSELIKQLLQQKLEGKMDEQVGSVVTVTDVTNIGTGAVVPNQPSVYYEATFEAITYDPQMQEVVDGEVVEAVNFGAFVGIGPVDGLLHVSQISDEYLAFDGENEQLASRDSGRILGVGDAVRTRIVTKSIDERNPRDSKIGLTAKQVGLGKHEWLEENRKERAEGN from the coding sequence ATGTACAAGAAGGTCACACTCAAGGATACGGTGGAGGTGCCCCCGGAGTTTCTGCCGGACCGCTCCTCCCCGGATGTACCGTCGGAACTAATCAAACAGCTGCTCCAGCAGAAGCTGGAGGGGAAGATGGACGAGCAGGTCGGCTCCGTCGTCACCGTCACGGACGTGACGAACATCGGCACCGGCGCGGTCGTCCCGAACCAGCCCAGCGTCTACTACGAGGCCACCTTCGAGGCCATCACCTACGACCCACAGATGCAGGAGGTCGTCGACGGCGAAGTCGTCGAGGCGGTCAACTTCGGCGCGTTCGTCGGCATCGGCCCGGTCGACGGGCTGCTCCACGTCTCTCAGATTTCCGACGAGTATCTCGCCTTCGACGGCGAGAACGAACAGCTCGCCTCTCGCGACTCCGGGCGCATTCTCGGTGTCGGCGACGCGGTTCGGACGCGGATCGTCACCAAGAGCATCGACGAGCGCAACCCCCGCGACTCGAAGATCGGGCTGACCGCAAAGCAGGTCGGACTCGGCAAACACGAGTGGCTCGAAGAGAACCGCAAAGAGCGGGCAGAGGGGAACTAG
- a CDS encoding bifunctional N(6)-L-threonylcarbamoyladenine synthase/serine/threonine protein kinase encodes MSRILGIEGTAWCASAAVHDTATDETVIESDAYEPDSGGIHPREAAEHMREAIPRVVRTAREQAERMASDGEPAIDAVAFSRGPGLGPCLRIVATAARALSLSLDVPLVGVNHMIAHLEIGRHESGFRSPVCLNASGANAHLLGYRGGRYRILGETMDTGVGNAIDKFTRHLGWSHPGGPKVEERAKAGEYVPLPYVVKGMDFSFSGIMSAAKQAVDDGVPVEDVCFSLQETIFAMLTEVSERALSLTGAEELVLGGGVGQNARLREMLATMCETRGATFHAPESRFLRDNAGMIAVLGARMYEAGDTIPVSESAIDSDFRPNQVNVTWDAGGDVSVARPATNEIRGAEAVVTMGERVRKERVGKAYRHPTLDERLRSERTRQEARLTNLARREGVPTPVVFDVDDTDHVLEFERVGDRDLREALTEPNVRAVGRHLAACHDAGFVHGDPTPRNARVGEERVFLIDFGLGYHTKHVEDYAMDLHVFEGSLAGTSDDADRLTEAFEAGYESRGDAAVIAQLREVEGRGRYQ; translated from the coding sequence GTGAGCCGCATCCTCGGCATCGAAGGCACCGCGTGGTGTGCAAGCGCCGCCGTCCACGACACCGCGACCGACGAGACCGTCATCGAGTCCGACGCCTACGAACCAGACAGCGGCGGTATTCACCCGCGCGAGGCCGCCGAACACATGCGCGAGGCGATTCCACGCGTCGTCCGGACGGCACGCGAACAGGCCGAACGGATGGCTAGCGACGGCGAGCCCGCTATCGACGCCGTCGCCTTCTCGCGGGGACCGGGACTCGGCCCGTGTCTCCGTATCGTCGCGACCGCGGCGCGGGCGCTCTCGCTCTCGCTCGACGTGCCGCTCGTCGGCGTCAACCACATGATCGCCCACCTCGAAATCGGCCGCCACGAGTCCGGCTTCCGGTCGCCCGTCTGTCTGAACGCCAGCGGCGCGAACGCCCACCTGCTCGGCTATCGGGGCGGCCGCTACCGCATCCTCGGGGAGACGATGGACACCGGCGTCGGCAACGCCATCGACAAGTTCACCCGCCATCTCGGCTGGTCGCATCCGGGCGGGCCGAAGGTGGAAGAGCGAGCCAAAGCAGGCGAGTACGTCCCGCTCCCGTACGTCGTGAAGGGGATGGATTTCTCCTTTTCGGGAATCATGAGCGCGGCGAAACAGGCCGTCGACGACGGCGTGCCGGTCGAGGACGTGTGTTTCTCGTTGCAGGAGACCATCTTCGCGATGTTGACGGAGGTGTCCGAGCGGGCGCTGTCGCTGACCGGCGCGGAGGAACTCGTCTTAGGCGGGGGCGTCGGACAGAACGCCCGCCTGCGTGAGATGCTCGCGACGATGTGTGAGACGCGAGGGGCGACGTTCCACGCTCCCGAGTCCCGATTTCTGCGGGATAACGCTGGGATGATTGCCGTCCTCGGCGCGCGGATGTACGAGGCCGGCGACACGATTCCGGTCTCGGAGTCGGCCATCGACTCGGATTTCCGCCCGAATCAGGTGAACGTGACGTGGGACGCCGGTGGCGACGTGTCCGTCGCGCGCCCGGCGACGAACGAGATTCGCGGCGCGGAGGCGGTCGTCACGATGGGCGAGCGCGTCAGGAAGGAACGCGTCGGCAAGGCGTATCGTCACCCGACGCTGGACGAGCGGCTGCGGAGCGAGCGCACGCGACAGGAGGCGCGACTGACGAATCTCGCGCGCCGCGAAGGCGTCCCGACCCCCGTCGTCTTCGACGTGGACGACACCGACCACGTGCTCGAATTCGAGCGCGTCGGCGACCGGGATTTGCGCGAGGCGCTGACCGAGCCGAACGTCCGGGCCGTTGGTCGACACCTCGCCGCGTGTCACGATGCGGGCTTCGTCCACGGCGACCCGACGCCGCGGAACGCGCGCGTCGGGGAGGAGCGAGTCTTCCTCATCGACTTCGGTCTCGGCTACCACACGAAACACGTCGAGGATTACGCGATGGACCTCCACGTCTTCGAGGGGTCACTCGCCGGGACGAGCGACGACGCCGACCGGCTGACCGAGGCCTTCGAGGCCGGGTACGAGTCGCGGGGCGACGCCGCGGTCATCGCGCAACTGCGCGAGGTGGAGGGACGCGGTCGCTACCAGTGA
- a CDS encoding 30S ribosomal protein S27ae, which translates to MARHEYYNDDGTTDKQQCPRCGDTFLGDHGDRLHCGKCGYTEYTDE; encoded by the coding sequence ATGGCCCGCCACGAGTACTACAACGACGACGGCACCACGGACAAACAGCAGTGTCCGCGGTGTGGTGACACCTTCCTCGGTGACCACGGCGACCGACTCCACTGTGGGAAGTGCGGTTACACCGAGTACACCGACGAGTAA
- a CDS encoding 30S ribosomal protein S24e, translating to MEIDVISEDENPMLHRTDVRFEVTHEEASPSRLSVRDSLAATLNKDADEVVIHNLDTKYGMRTTVGYAKVYDNADVATEVEQEYMLDRNKIEDEEDGEEVEA from the coding sequence ATGGAAATCGACGTTATCTCCGAAGACGAGAACCCCATGTTGCACCGGACGGACGTGCGGTTCGAGGTGACTCACGAGGAGGCCAGCCCGTCGCGGCTCTCCGTGCGTGATTCGCTCGCCGCCACGCTCAACAAGGACGCCGACGAGGTCGTCATCCACAATCTCGACACCAAGTACGGGATGCGGACGACCGTCGGCTACGCGAAGGTGTACGACAACGCGGACGTCGCCACCGAAGTCGAACAGGAGTACATGCTCGACCGCAACAAAATCGAAGACGAGGAGGACGGCGAGGAGGTCGAGGCCTGA
- a CDS encoding translation initiation factor IF-2 subunit gamma, with protein sequence MTANHQQPEVNIGLVGHVDHGKTTLVQALSGEWTDQHSEEMKRGISIRLGYADATFRRRPDVDAPDCYTVANEVDGVETEHVRTVSFVDAPGHETLMATMLSGASIMDGAVLVVGANEEVPQAQTEEHLMALDIIGIENVVIAQNKIDLVDSEQARENYEQIQEFVEGTVAEDAPVVPISAEQEINIDVLIDAIEETIPTPDRDPDADPRLLVARSFDINRPGTTFDTLTGGVIGGSLTQGTLDVDTDIEIRPGREDDGDYDPVATTVRSLQAGGSTVDSATPGGLIGVGTGLDPSLTKGDGLAGQVAGPADSLPPVHDSFTMDVELLDRVVSADDDEIEPISTNEPLMLTVGTATTVGSVTSARDDEAEVTLQRPVCAESGAKIAISRRVGARWRLIGVGTLE encoded by the coding sequence ATGACTGCAAATCATCAACAACCGGAGGTGAACATCGGACTGGTGGGTCACGTCGACCACGGGAAGACGACGCTCGTACAGGCGCTGTCCGGCGAATGGACCGACCAGCACTCCGAGGAGATGAAGCGCGGAATCTCCATCCGGCTCGGCTACGCGGACGCGACGTTCCGGCGGCGACCGGACGTCGACGCTCCCGACTGCTACACCGTCGCGAACGAGGTGGACGGCGTCGAGACCGAGCACGTCCGCACCGTCTCCTTCGTGGACGCGCCCGGCCACGAGACGCTGATGGCGACGATGCTCTCTGGTGCCTCGATTATGGACGGGGCCGTCCTCGTCGTGGGGGCAAACGAGGAGGTGCCACAGGCACAGACCGAAGAGCACCTGATGGCGCTCGACATCATCGGCATCGAGAACGTCGTCATCGCCCAGAACAAGATCGACCTCGTGGACAGCGAGCAGGCCCGCGAGAACTACGAGCAGATTCAGGAGTTCGTGGAGGGCACCGTCGCGGAGGACGCGCCGGTCGTCCCGATTTCGGCAGAACAGGAAATCAACATCGACGTGCTCATCGACGCCATCGAGGAGACGATTCCGACGCCGGACCGCGACCCCGACGCGGACCCGCGGCTGCTCGTCGCTCGCTCCTTCGACATCAACCGTCCGGGCACGACGTTCGATACGCTCACCGGCGGCGTCATCGGCGGCTCGCTCACGCAGGGGACCCTCGACGTTGACACGGATATCGAGATTCGCCCCGGCCGCGAGGACGACGGCGACTACGACCCGGTGGCGACGACGGTGCGCTCGCTGCAGGCGGGCGGGTCGACCGTCGACTCCGCCACGCCCGGCGGTCTCATCGGCGTCGGCACGGGACTGGACCCGTCGCTGACGAAGGGTGACGGACTGGCCGGGCAGGTCGCCGGGCCGGCCGACTCGCTGCCGCCGGTCCACGACAGCTTCACGATGGACGTGGAGCTGCTGGACCGCGTCGTGAGCGCCGACGACGACGAAATCGAGCCGATATCGACGAACGAGCCGCTGATGTTGACGGTCGGGACGGCCACGACGGTCGGCTCGGTCACCTCCGCGCGCGACGACGAGGCCGAGGTCACGCTCCAGCGGCCCGTCTGTGCGGAGTCGGGCGCGAAGATTGCCATCAGCCGCCGGGTCGGCGCGCGCTGGCGACTCATCGGCGTCGGGACGCTCGAATAA
- a CDS encoding GNAT family N-acetyltransferase, giving the protein MQVRPPTPTELSAVAELHTAAAEAGGRRAYDEATTAAWAKRGERGPDDYPVDDPASHFVVAVTDRVCGFGEVVPEAGEIRAVYVHPDCERRGVGTALLAHLEGYARGQGVDSLSLQSSLNAVGFYEAAGYEAGATEASPGGIEVVGMEKSL; this is encoded by the coding sequence ATGCAGGTGCGTCCACCGACCCCGACAGAGCTGTCGGCGGTCGCCGAACTCCACACCGCCGCGGCCGAAGCCGGTGGCCGGCGCGCGTACGACGAGGCGACGACCGCGGCGTGGGCGAAGCGCGGCGAGCGAGGTCCCGACGATTACCCCGTCGATGACCCAGCGAGTCACTTCGTCGTCGCCGTCACCGACCGCGTCTGTGGCTTCGGCGAAGTCGTTCCCGAGGCCGGCGAGATTCGAGCGGTGTACGTTCATCCCGACTGTGAACGCCGCGGCGTCGGGACCGCACTGCTCGCACACTTGGAGGGGTACGCACGCGGTCAGGGAGTCGACTCCCTGTCTCTCCAGTCGTCGCTCAACGCTGTCGGGTTCTACGAGGCCGCCGGCTACGAGGCGGGCGCGACCGAGGCGAGTCCCGGCGGCATCGAGGTCGTCGGGATGGAGAAATCACTGTAG
- a CDS encoding acyltransferase: MTKRHVRLPPDAEAGLEALVTEVDERLTAARTDGGESTCEVVQDVLVDLHGDREAYERWESGKSVSAAERVRLQGYDPCNSTLESEYYAEKDEERFERSKHLQWLWRQFDATPMADNIAFALRFREMLANHLFDEVGENVRIFKGVTFSYGHNITMGDNVVVHDDVHLDDRGKLTIGDRVSISDRAHVYSHDHDIVDQTEVRNYHTVIEDDARITYDVMVTAGVKIGENSVAGARSTVTGDIPAHHVAVGQPAKAVRVKPGFEDDVTFEEGSLTDNSEARELDYTLPEGFVSFDEFERPPELSKPTRRHRER, from the coding sequence ATGACAAAGCGACACGTTCGACTCCCGCCCGACGCCGAGGCCGGACTCGAAGCGCTCGTCACCGAGGTCGACGAGCGGCTGACCGCCGCGCGCACCGACGGCGGCGAGAGCACCTGCGAGGTCGTCCAAGACGTACTCGTGGACCTCCACGGGGACCGCGAGGCGTACGAGCGCTGGGAGTCGGGGAAGTCGGTGTCGGCCGCAGAGCGCGTCCGCCTGCAGGGGTACGACCCGTGCAACTCCACGCTTGAAAGCGAGTACTACGCCGAAAAAGACGAAGAGCGGTTCGAGCGGTCGAAGCATCTCCAGTGGCTCTGGCGGCAGTTCGACGCCACGCCGATGGCCGACAACATCGCCTTCGCGCTCCGCTTTCGGGAGATGCTCGCGAACCACCTGTTCGACGAGGTGGGCGAGAACGTCCGCATCTTCAAGGGCGTCACCTTCTCGTACGGCCACAACATCACGATGGGCGACAACGTGGTCGTCCACGACGACGTCCACCTGGACGACCGCGGAAAACTCACCATCGGCGACCGCGTCTCCATCTCCGACCGGGCGCACGTGTACAGCCACGACCACGACATCGTCGACCAGACCGAGGTCCGAAACTACCACACCGTCATCGAGGACGACGCCCGCATCACCTACGACGTGATGGTGACCGCCGGCGTCAAGATTGGCGAAAACAGCGTCGCTGGCGCGCGCTCGACTGTCACGGGCGACATCCCGGCCCACCACGTCGCGGTCGGCCAGCCGGCGAAGGCCGTGCGCGTGAAGCCGGGCTTCGAGGACGACGTGACCTTCGAGGAAGGGTCGCTCACCGACAACAGCGAGGCGCGCGAACTCGATTACACCTTGCCGGAGGGGTTCGTCTCCTTCGACGAGTTCGAGCGGCCACCAGAACTGTCGAAGCCGACGCGCCGCCACCGCGAACGCTGA
- a CDS encoding aryl-sulfate sulfotransferase has protein sequence MDTGRTTVLVLVVLLSTSLLAGVAYSSGSVQETTTTDERYTLFGVQADGWFGYNNGYAAVVDESGNTVWNWSVPNSRVFDTEQLENGNILISVAVSVPQSECPTHYQEDQYDRPCVQNRVVEVDYESKDVVWEYSWFDAFPNHHEVHDADRLDSGETAIADMGNHRAFTVDQSGTITWEWNASDHISRGTEWFDEHVPEGSEEEFARNGPESDWTHLNDIDHLENGNFLLSVRNYDVTLEVARNESIVETYGEPGNHSIMNEQHNPNLLENAGTLVVADSGNDRIVEINASTQEVISEYGSVPPGSNVGDPSLRWPRDADRLPNGNTLITDSRRFRILEVAPNGTVVWSHLRQEERSLVYEADRIRLDGEYLPEEPSVADTDGTLVTRTNRPLTDLYATLDSYLAFVPFLPTWLGPLPLLVAIGDLGAGLLLVRELRR, from the coding sequence ATGGATACAGGACGCACCACCGTGCTCGTGTTGGTGGTACTGCTCTCCACGTCCCTGTTAGCAGGTGTGGCCTACAGCAGCGGGTCGGTCCAGGAGACGACGACGACCGACGAACGGTACACTCTCTTCGGCGTGCAGGCAGACGGCTGGTTCGGCTACAACAACGGTTACGCGGCCGTCGTGGACGAGTCCGGCAACACGGTCTGGAACTGGTCGGTCCCCAACTCACGGGTGTTCGACACCGAGCAGTTGGAGAACGGCAACATCCTCATCAGCGTCGCCGTCTCCGTTCCGCAGTCGGAGTGTCCCACCCACTACCAGGAGGACCAGTACGACCGGCCGTGCGTCCAGAACCGCGTCGTCGAGGTGGATTACGAGAGTAAAGACGTGGTGTGGGAGTACTCGTGGTTCGACGCCTTCCCGAACCACCACGAGGTGCACGACGCCGACCGACTCGACAGCGGCGAGACGGCCATCGCCGACATGGGGAACCACCGCGCGTTCACCGTCGACCAGTCGGGGACCATCACCTGGGAGTGGAACGCCAGCGACCACATCAGCCGCGGCACGGAGTGGTTCGACGAACACGTCCCCGAGGGGAGCGAGGAGGAGTTCGCCCGCAACGGTCCCGAGTCCGACTGGACGCACCTCAACGACATCGACCACTTGGAGAACGGGAACTTCCTGCTGTCCGTTCGCAACTACGACGTGACACTGGAGGTCGCGCGCAACGAGAGCATCGTCGAGACGTACGGCGAACCGGGCAACCACTCGATTATGAACGAACAGCACAACCCGAACCTGCTGGAGAACGCCGGGACGCTCGTGGTCGCTGACTCGGGCAACGACCGCATCGTCGAAATCAACGCGTCGACCCAGGAGGTCATCTCCGAGTACGGCTCCGTGCCCCCCGGCTCGAACGTCGGTGACCCGTCGCTCCGGTGGCCCCGCGACGCCGACCGCCTCCCGAACGGCAACACCCTCATCACGGACTCGCGGCGGTTCCGCATCCTCGAGGTCGCGCCCAACGGCACGGTCGTCTGGTCACACCTCCGCCAGGAGGAGCGCTCGCTCGTCTACGAGGCCGACCGCATCCGGCTCGACGGCGAGTATCTCCCCGAGGAGCCGTCCGTCGCGGACACCGACGGGACGCTCGTCACGCGGACGAACCGGCCGCTGACCGACCTCTACGCGACGCTCGACTCGTATCTCGCGTTCGTGCCGTTCCTGCCGACGTGGCTCGGCCCGCTCCCGCTGCTGGTCGCTATCGGTGACCTCGGCGCAGGACTGCTGCTCGTTCGGGAACTCCGGCGGTAA
- a CDS encoding non-canonical purine NTP pyrophosphatase produces the protein MSLRYVTTNEGKIREALSYLDDDVTQLDYDYAEPQADELEPIAAAGAREAYRVAGEPVIVDDAGLFIEGLDGFPGPYSAYVEDTLGVERVGEVARDADATRAAFRCVLAYCDGEPFAATPEPVDRGERRGQDLAADDRDRAATDDTVAEGELPVKLFVGSVPGRIVEPRGDDGFGYDPIFEHDGQTFAEMGADQKNAISHRGRALATFADWYADR, from the coding sequence GTGAGCCTCCGCTACGTCACGACGAACGAGGGGAAGATTCGGGAAGCGCTGTCGTATCTCGACGACGACGTGACCCAGCTCGATTACGACTACGCCGAGCCGCAGGCCGACGAGCTCGAACCCATCGCCGCAGCCGGTGCACGAGAGGCCTACCGCGTGGCCGGCGAGCCGGTCATCGTGGACGACGCCGGGCTGTTCATCGAGGGGCTCGACGGCTTCCCGGGACCGTACTCGGCGTACGTCGAGGACACGCTCGGCGTCGAGCGCGTCGGCGAGGTTGCCCGCGACGCGGACGCGACGCGGGCGGCGTTCCGGTGTGTGCTCGCCTACTGCGACGGCGAGCCGTTCGCCGCGACGCCCGAACCCGTGGACCGCGGCGAGCGCCGCGGACAGGACCTCGCCGCCGACGACCGCGACCGCGCCGCGACCGACGATACCGTCGCCGAGGGGGAGCTTCCGGTCAAGCTGTTCGTCGGCTCGGTCCCGGGACGAATCGTCGAGCCGCGTGGCGACGACGGCTTCGGCTACGACCCCATCTTCGAACACGACGGCCAGACGTTCGCGGAGATGGGCGCAGACCAGAAGAACGCCATCTCACACCGCGGCCGCGCGCTCGCGACGTTCGCGGACTGGTACGCCGACCGGTAG
- a CDS encoding DUF5808 domain-containing protein codes for MSDTPESGELLGIPYNFERPSLGRMLSAYWQPGEGMLVEKPFGVGYTLNLANWRSWLVVGLVGALFYQQERGGEETDDEEPVEVLVDE; via the coding sequence ATGAGCGACACACCTGAGTCGGGCGAACTGCTTGGAATCCCGTACAACTTCGAGCGGCCGTCGCTCGGCCGGATGCTGTCGGCCTACTGGCAGCCGGGCGAGGGAATGCTCGTCGAGAAGCCGTTCGGCGTGGGGTACACGCTGAACCTGGCCAACTGGCGGTCGTGGCTCGTCGTCGGACTCGTCGGCGCGCTGTTTTACCAGCAGGAACGCGGCGGCGAGGAGACCGACGACGAGGAGCCGGTCGAAGTGCTGGTCGACGAGTAA
- the spt4 gene encoding transcription elongation factor subunit Spt4, which translates to MAQRLVCRDCHRVLDVEDGEQCPACGSNSLTEDWAGYVVITHPEESQIATEMEITEPGKYALKVR; encoded by the coding sequence ATGGCCCAACGACTCGTCTGTCGTGACTGTCACCGCGTGCTCGACGTCGAGGACGGCGAGCAGTGTCCGGCCTGCGGCTCGAACTCCCTGACGGAAGACTGGGCGGGCTACGTCGTCATCACCCACCCGGAAGAATCACAGATTGCGACCGAGATGGAGATTACCGAGCCGGGCAAGTACGCGCTGAAAGTCCGGTAA
- a CDS encoding haloacid dehalogenase type II: MLDTDRITTLTFDSYSTIVDVGSAVDALDEYVPNPEQVAERWRSQSLMYSVVVNDVDSYEPFYELNRRALTYALDTAGADVTDDEREEILSVYMDLHVFSDVRAGLDRLTDAYDCWVVSNGNPEMLDRMFEVADLHDRVEGYVSADEVETFKPDGELYRHAAGRIDTPIEEIAHVTAGWFDVAGAEAAGMQGVWVNRDDGPYPNVGPDPSLAVDSFTALADELGL, from the coding sequence ATGCTCGACACCGACCGCATCACGACGCTCACCTTCGATTCGTACAGCACCATCGTCGACGTCGGCTCCGCGGTCGACGCGCTCGACGAGTACGTCCCCAACCCCGAGCAGGTGGCAGAGCGGTGGCGCTCGCAGTCGCTCATGTACTCGGTCGTCGTCAACGACGTGGACAGCTACGAGCCGTTTTACGAGCTGAATCGCCGCGCGCTCACCTACGCGCTCGACACCGCGGGCGCGGACGTGACCGACGACGAGCGCGAGGAGATTCTGTCGGTGTACATGGACCTCCACGTCTTCTCGGACGTGCGCGCGGGCCTCGACCGGCTCACCGACGCGTACGACTGCTGGGTCGTCTCGAACGGGAATCCGGAGATGCTCGACCGGATGTTCGAGGTGGCGGACCTCCACGACCGCGTCGAGGGGTACGTCAGCGCCGACGAGGTGGAGACGTTCAAGCCGGACGGCGAACTGTACCGCCACGCCGCCGGCCGTATCGACACCCCGATCGAGGAGATCGCCCACGTCACCGCCGGCTGGTTCGACGTGGCGGGCGCGGAGGCGGCCGGGATGCAGGGCGTGTGGGTGAACCGCGACGACGGTCCCTACCCGAACGTCGGCCCGGACCCGTCGCTGGCGGTGGACTCCTTCACCGCGCTGGCCGACGAACTCGGACTGTAG
- a CDS encoding GTP-dependent dephospho-CoA kinase family protein produces MLELPADLRSELKDPLGPIYQDADELLAAAGEPVVAVGDIVTYHLLEAGYYPALALVDGKTKRERVRESVREATTGFDARIELESPAGALSEAILEVLTAERDGPTLVEVLGEEDLAALPAVLVLPDRASVVYGQPDEGMVLATVTPELREQVRELLDSFVGNHERAYEILGV; encoded by the coding sequence CTGCTCGAACTGCCGGCCGACCTTCGCAGCGAACTCAAAGACCCCCTGGGTCCCATCTATCAGGACGCCGACGAACTGCTCGCGGCGGCCGGCGAGCCGGTCGTCGCGGTCGGCGACATCGTCACCTACCACCTGCTGGAGGCGGGCTACTACCCGGCGCTCGCGCTCGTTGACGGGAAGACGAAACGCGAACGCGTCCGCGAGTCGGTGCGCGAGGCGACGACCGGCTTCGACGCGCGAATCGAACTCGAATCGCCCGCCGGCGCGCTGTCGGAAGCGATACTGGAGGTGCTCACCGCCGAGCGCGACGGCCCGACGCTGGTGGAGGTGCTCGGCGAGGAGGACCTCGCTGCGCTGCCGGCGGTGCTCGTCCTGCCCGACAGGGCGAGCGTCGTCTACGGCCAGCCCGACGAGGGGATGGTGCTGGCGACGGTGACGCCGGAGTTGCGCGAGCAGGTGCGAGAGCTACTCGACTCGTTCGTCGGAAACCACGAGCGAGCGTACGAGATTCTGGGCGTCTGA